The proteins below come from a single Mycolicibacterium sp. TY81 genomic window:
- a CDS encoding Rv3717 family N-acetylmuramoyl-L-alanine amidase, which yields MLRMAAAAPVLVGMPAVVSSLTAPVARAAGLAGAVVFLDPGHNGANDSSITKQVPTGRGGTKDCQTSGTSTTAGFPEHSFTWNVVLLMQQQLANAGVQVHLSRNNDNALGPCVDQRAEMANALRPNAVVSVHADGGPAGGHGFHVNYSAPPLNQVQAGPSVRFAQIMRDRMVAAGLTPATYIGSNGLYGRADLTGLNLAQFPSILVECGNMKNPEEGAAMATMQGWQTYANAICQGIAAFIQAS from the coding sequence ATGCTGAGAATGGCTGCGGCGGCGCCGGTTCTGGTCGGTATGCCCGCCGTTGTGTCGTCACTCACCGCACCCGTGGCCAGAGCCGCTGGGCTGGCCGGCGCCGTCGTGTTCCTCGACCCGGGGCACAATGGGGCCAACGACTCGTCGATCACCAAGCAGGTGCCCACCGGCCGCGGCGGCACCAAGGACTGCCAGACCAGTGGCACGTCCACGACGGCGGGCTTCCCCGAACATTCGTTCACCTGGAACGTGGTGCTGCTGATGCAGCAGCAGCTGGCGAACGCCGGCGTGCAGGTGCACCTGTCGCGCAACAACGACAACGCCCTCGGGCCGTGCGTCGACCAGCGCGCCGAGATGGCGAACGCCCTGCGGCCCAATGCGGTCGTGTCGGTCCACGCCGACGGCGGTCCCGCGGGCGGCCACGGATTCCACGTCAACTACTCGGCGCCGCCGCTGAACCAGGTGCAGGCCGGACCGTCAGTGCGATTCGCCCAGATCATGCGCGATCGGATGGTGGCCGCGGGGCTGACGCCGGCGACCTACATCGGCAGCAACGGTCTGTACGGCCGGGCCGACCTGACCGGCCTGAACCTCGCTCAGTTCCCATCGATCCTGGTCGAGTGCGGCAACATGAAGAACCCCGAAGAGGGCGCCGCCATGGCCACCATGCAGGGGTGGCAGACCTACGCCAACGCCATCTGTCAGGGCATCGCCGCGTTCATCCAGGCCAGCTAG